In Streptomyces sp. 840.1, one DNA window encodes the following:
- a CDS encoding MarR family winged helix-turn-helix transcriptional regulator, whose translation MDEAERRLRDLERELTLLSRHFVASRGPRIGQSLERSAYVLLTRLEDGGPLTLKELAHTFHVDVSTINRQVSPMLRNGLVERIPDPDGGMARKYRPTASGLERLKADREISLEGTTRLIEATGWADGTADRFVALLVELNAGIEQLEGLNGTRGR comes from the coding sequence ATGGACGAGGCCGAGCGTCGGCTGCGTGATCTCGAACGGGAGCTGACCCTCCTGTCGCGCCACTTCGTCGCCTCGCGCGGTCCCCGCATCGGCCAGAGCCTCGAACGTTCCGCCTACGTCCTGCTCACCCGACTGGAGGACGGCGGTCCGCTCACCCTCAAGGAGCTGGCCCATACGTTCCACGTGGACGTCTCCACCATCAACCGTCAGGTCAGCCCCATGCTGAGGAACGGCCTGGTGGAGCGCATCCCGGATCCCGACGGCGGCATGGCGCGCAAGTACCGGCCCACCGCTTCCGGGCTGGAGCGGCTGAAGGCGGACCGGGAGATCAGTCTCGAAGGGACCACGCGCCTCATCGAGGCGACCGGGTGGGCCGATGGGACGGCCGATCGTTTCGTGGCCCTGCTGGTCGAGCTCAACGCGGGCATCGAGCAGCTCGAAGGGCTCAACGGGACACGCGGCAGGTAG
- a CDS encoding SMI1/KNR4 family protein has translation MTAFDDLTRLVPPPSQPRWGTGDWDGVEAALALELPSEFKRLAETYGAYHFSEFLTPLAPFGRRDLLVGPAKRLLDQERGFRKRNPEKCPYPFYPEPGGLLPWAGTDNGDRVCWLTDGKPDEWTVVCWNPRGWYYDAHPVGAVEFLVGWLSGDISTGVFPDAAEFAGDDEDDSEESAATGH, from the coding sequence ATGACCGCGTTCGACGACCTCACCCGCCTCGTACCTCCGCCGTCGCAGCCCCGGTGGGGAACGGGCGACTGGGACGGGGTGGAGGCGGCTCTGGCCCTGGAACTCCCCTCCGAATTCAAGCGGTTGGCCGAGACGTACGGGGCCTACCACTTCTCCGAGTTCCTGACACCGCTTGCGCCCTTCGGCAGGCGGGACCTGCTCGTCGGCCCGGCGAAGCGGCTGCTGGACCAGGAGCGCGGCTTCCGGAAGCGGAACCCCGAGAAGTGTCCGTACCCCTTCTACCCGGAGCCGGGCGGGCTCCTGCCGTGGGCGGGGACCGACAACGGGGACCGGGTGTGCTGGCTCACCGACGGGAAGCCGGACGAGTGGACGGTCGTCTGCTGGAACCCGCGGGGCTGGTACTACGACGCCCATCCGGTGGGCGCGGTCGAGTTCCTGGTCGGCTGGCTGTCGGGTGACATCAGCACCGGCGTCTTCCCCGATGCGGCCGAGTTCGCGGGAGACGACGAGGACGATTCCGAAGAGTCCGCCGCCACTGGGCACTGA
- a CDS encoding SDR family NAD(P)-dependent oxidoreductase: MNRLHEKVAVITGAGSGIGRAAAQLMSKEGARVVVADHDTRAADETAALITAAGGEALPLAVNVLEEDSIADMISATVNEYGALHVLCNHVGGTNPRTDLDVLRMDMDEFDRAVALNTRSTLIGSRHAIPHMIRAGGGSIINTASVAALVGDVLQTSYGAVKAAVVSITKSVATQYGPQNIRCNAVAPGAVMTPALENNLPQEVVDSLRRGNALPYLGTPEDIGHTMVFLASDESRYLTGQLLVVDGGMTAQSSAAPGRRAMLPA, from the coding sequence ATGAACCGCCTGCACGAGAAAGTGGCCGTCATCACCGGAGCCGGAAGCGGCATCGGCCGCGCCGCCGCCCAGCTCATGAGCAAGGAGGGCGCCCGCGTCGTCGTCGCCGACCACGACACCCGGGCCGCCGACGAGACCGCCGCCCTCATCACCGCGGCGGGCGGCGAGGCGCTGCCGCTCGCGGTGAACGTCCTGGAGGAGGACTCCATCGCGGACATGATCAGCGCCACGGTGAACGAGTACGGCGCCCTCCACGTCCTGTGCAACCACGTCGGCGGCACCAACCCGCGCACCGACCTCGACGTGCTCCGTATGGACATGGACGAGTTCGACCGCGCCGTCGCCCTCAACACGCGCAGCACCCTCATCGGCTCCCGGCACGCGATCCCCCACATGATCCGCGCGGGCGGCGGCTCGATCATCAACACCGCCTCCGTCGCGGCACTCGTCGGCGACGTACTCCAGACCTCCTACGGCGCCGTGAAGGCGGCGGTGGTCAGCATCACCAAGTCCGTCGCCACCCAGTACGGTCCGCAGAACATCCGCTGCAACGCCGTCGCCCCCGGCGCGGTGATGACCCCCGCCCTGGAGAACAACCTCCCCCAGGAGGTGGTCGACAGCCTCAGGCGGGGCAACGCCCTCCCCTACCTCGGCACTCCCGAGGACATCGGCCACACCATGGTCTTCCTCGCCTCGGACGAGTCCCGCTACCTCACCGGCCAGCTCCTCGTGGTGGACGGCGGCATGACGGCACAGTCCTCCGCCGCCCCCGGACGCCGCGCGATGCTCCCGGCGTAG
- a CDS encoding Lrp/AsnC family transcriptional regulator, which yields MAIDRLDGRLIVLLAREPRIGVLEASRRLGVARGTVQARLDRLQSNGVIRGFGPDVDPAALGYPVTAFATLEIKQGQGADVRAHLGGVPEVLELHTTTGHGDMFCRLVARSNADLQRVIDLVVGFDGIVRASTAIVMENPVPLRIIPLVEQAAEDID from the coding sequence TTGGCGATCGACCGGCTGGACGGGCGGCTCATCGTGCTGCTGGCGCGTGAGCCCAGGATCGGCGTACTGGAGGCTTCACGCCGGCTCGGCGTGGCGCGCGGGACGGTGCAGGCACGCCTGGACCGTCTTCAGTCGAATGGCGTCATCCGCGGATTCGGCCCGGACGTGGACCCGGCCGCCCTCGGCTACCCGGTCACCGCTTTCGCGACGCTGGAGATCAAGCAGGGTCAAGGGGCCGACGTACGGGCGCACTTGGGCGGCGTACCGGAGGTGCTCGAACTGCACACCACCACCGGGCACGGCGATATGTTCTGCCGGCTCGTGGCCCGTTCCAACGCGGATCTCCAACGGGTGATCGACCTTGTTGTCGGATTTGATGGCATTGTCCGGGCCTCCACGGCCATCGTCATGGAGAACCCCGTACCCCTGCGCATCATCCCCCTCGTCGAACAGGCGGCGGAGGACATCGACTGA
- a CDS encoding MarR family winged helix-turn-helix transcriptional regulator, whose translation MNDYEDHVARIQAEWARERPDVDVSPQGVIGRLHRLAGLLTEQLCLVYRRYGLNEGEFDVLAALRRAGDPFERAPGELAAFTMVTTGAMTKRIDRLERDGLVTRRRSAEDGRGRVVALTPAGRELIDRAFADHMSNERRMLDELDPDEAARLETLLTAWLARVEPPPGAPW comes from the coding sequence GTGAACGACTACGAGGATCACGTTGCCCGCATCCAGGCCGAGTGGGCTCGCGAGCGCCCGGATGTGGATGTGAGCCCCCAGGGCGTGATCGGCCGGCTCCACCGCCTCGCCGGTCTTCTGACCGAGCAGTTGTGCCTGGTCTACCGGCGTTACGGGCTGAACGAGGGAGAGTTCGACGTCCTGGCGGCGCTGCGGCGGGCCGGGGACCCCTTCGAGCGCGCTCCGGGCGAGCTGGCCGCGTTCACCATGGTCACCACGGGCGCGATGACCAAGCGCATCGACCGGCTCGAACGCGACGGGCTGGTCACACGCCGCCGGTCCGCCGAGGACGGCCGGGGGCGCGTGGTCGCGCTCACCCCGGCGGGACGGGAGCTCATCGACCGGGCCTTCGCCGACCACATGAGTAACGAACGCCGCATGCTCGACGAGCTCGACCCCGATGAGGCCGCACGTCTGGAAACACTGCTCACCGCCTGGCTGGCACGCGTCGAGCCGCCTCCCGGCGCACCGTGGTGA
- a CDS encoding DMT family transporter: MRWTLVTAIAPVAWGTNYFVTHEYLPTDHPLYGSAIRALPAGAMLLALCRQIPHGAWWWKSLVLGTLNVGSFFALVYLAAQLLPTSIASTVMAASPVVLMLLAWAVIAERPRGLPLLGGGIGIAGVCLMLLTGTVTLNALGVLASATAMVTSSCGYVLAKRWSAEVDVLASTSWQLIAGGLVVLPLAVVREGAPPALSAGAALGFAYVSVVATAVAFAAWFAGLRRLPTATVGLVGLLNPVTGVLLGTVITKETLTLQQTCGLILVLLGIVLGQPIAITAAARVRSRVTGAGSRRGPSAGRTSRLGRGDGTCLTGKDC, translated from the coding sequence ATGCGATGGACGCTCGTGACGGCGATTGCCCCCGTCGCCTGGGGGACGAACTACTTCGTCACCCACGAATACCTGCCCACGGACCACCCGCTCTACGGATCAGCGATCAGGGCCCTGCCCGCAGGGGCCATGCTGCTGGCGTTGTGCCGGCAGATCCCTCACGGGGCGTGGTGGTGGAAGTCGCTCGTTCTCGGCACCCTCAACGTGGGGTCCTTCTTCGCCCTGGTCTACCTCGCGGCCCAATTGCTGCCGACGAGCATCGCCTCCACCGTCATGGCGGCCTCACCGGTGGTCCTGATGCTGCTCGCCTGGGCCGTGATCGCGGAACGCCCCCGCGGCCTCCCGCTGCTGGGCGGCGGCATCGGTATCGCAGGCGTCTGCCTGATGCTGCTCACCGGCACCGTGACCCTGAACGCACTCGGCGTCCTGGCATCGGCCACAGCGATGGTGACGTCCTCCTGCGGCTACGTGCTCGCGAAGCGGTGGAGCGCCGAGGTCGACGTCCTCGCCTCGACCTCGTGGCAGCTCATCGCCGGAGGCCTGGTCGTGCTGCCGTTGGCCGTCGTCCGCGAAGGCGCACCGCCCGCGCTCAGTGCGGGCGCGGCCCTCGGGTTCGCCTACGTCAGCGTCGTCGCGACCGCGGTCGCCTTCGCCGCCTGGTTCGCCGGCCTGCGTCGGCTGCCGACGGCCACTGTCGGCCTGGTCGGACTGCTGAACCCGGTCACCGGCGTACTGCTCGGCACCGTCATCACCAAAGAGACCCTCACTCTGCAACAGACATGCGGACTGATCCTCGTCCTGCTCGGGATCGTGCTCGGGCAGCCCATCGCCATCACGGCCGCCGCTCGCGTCAGGTCCCGGGTAACCGGAGCGGGCTCCCGTCGCGGCCCGTCTGCCGGCCGGACCAGTCGTCTCGGCCGAGGAGACGGCACATGCCTTACGGGGAAAGACTGTTGA
- the hppD gene encoding 4-hydroxyphenylpyruvate dioxygenase codes for MTETMHSTPDSARQADPFPVKGMDAVVFAVGNAKQAAHYYSTAFGMKLVAYSGPENGSRETASYVLTAGSARFVFTSVIKPATDHGRFLADHVTEHGDGVVDLAIEVPDARAAYAYAVEHGALGLTEPHEVKDEHGTVVLAAIATYGKTRHTLVERGGYDGPYLPGYASADPIVEPPAKRTFQAIDHCVGNVELGRMNEWVGFYNKVMGFTNMKEFVGDDIATEYSALMSKVVADGTLKVKFPINEPAVAKKKSQIDEYLEFYGSAGVQHIALATNDIVASVRAMRAAGVQFLDTPDSYYDTLGEWAGETRVPVETLREEKILVDRDEDGYLLQIFTKPVQDRPTVFFEMIERHGSMGFGKGNFKALFEAIEREQERRGNL; via the coding sequence ATGACTGAGACGATGCACAGCACCCCCGACAGTGCCCGGCAGGCCGACCCCTTCCCGGTCAAGGGAATGGACGCCGTCGTCTTCGCCGTCGGCAACGCCAAGCAGGCCGCGCACTACTACTCGACCGCCTTCGGCATGAAGCTGGTCGCCTACTCCGGACCGGAGAACGGCAGCCGCGAGACGGCCAGTTACGTCCTGACGGCCGGCTCCGCCCGCTTCGTCTTCACCTCCGTCATCAAGCCGGCCACCGACCACGGCCGCTTCCTCGCCGACCACGTCACCGAGCACGGCGACGGCGTCGTCGACCTGGCCATCGAGGTCCCGGACGCGCGGGCCGCGTACGCCTACGCGGTCGAGCACGGCGCCCTCGGCCTGACCGAGCCGCACGAGGTGAAGGACGAGCACGGCACGGTCGTCCTGGCCGCCATCGCCACGTACGGCAAGACCCGCCACACCCTGGTGGAGCGCGGCGGCTACGACGGCCCGTACCTCCCCGGCTACGCCTCGGCCGACCCCATCGTCGAGCCGCCCGCCAAGCGCACGTTCCAGGCCATCGACCACTGCGTCGGTAACGTCGAGCTCGGCCGGATGAACGAGTGGGTCGGGTTCTACAACAAGGTCATGGGCTTCACCAACATGAAGGAGTTCGTGGGCGACGACATCGCCACCGAGTACTCCGCCCTCATGTCCAAGGTGGTCGCGGACGGCACGCTGAAGGTCAAGTTCCCGATCAACGAGCCGGCCGTCGCCAAGAAGAAGTCCCAGATCGACGAGTACCTGGAGTTCTACGGCAGCGCCGGTGTCCAGCACATCGCGCTCGCCACGAACGACATCGTCGCCTCGGTGCGCGCGATGCGCGCGGCCGGCGTCCAGTTCCTGGACACCCCGGACTCGTACTACGACACCCTGGGCGAGTGGGCGGGCGAGACCCGGGTGCCCGTGGAGACCCTGCGCGAGGAGAAGATCCTCGTGGACCGCGACGAGGACGGCTACCTGCTCCAGATCTTCACCAAGCCGGTCCAGGACCGGCCGACGGTCTTCTTCGAGATGATCGAGCGCCACGGCTCGATGGGCTTCGGCAAGGGCAACTTCAAGGCCCTCTTCGAGGCGATCGAGCGCGAGCAGGAGCGCCGCGGCAACCTCTGA
- a CDS encoding ABC transporter ATP-binding protein, producing the protein MSETAAEAGQKPAVNATSGATIQLENLSKRYPGNPSPAVDNVSMDIKAGETVILVGPSGCGKSTTLKMINRLIEPTSGRIRIGDEDVTDIDPVKLRRKIGYAIQSSGLFPHMTVAENIALVPKMIGWSKPKVKDRVEEMLDLVGLDPREFHGRYPRALSGGQQQRVGVARALAADPPVLLMDEPFGAVDPITRDHLQDELIRLQHELHKTIVFVTHDFDEAIKLGDRIAVLREHSHIAQFDTPEAILTNPTDDFVSGFVGAGAALKRLNLTRVRDVEMAEFPTVSVDDPLQSIFNKLGSGPHNELLMLDRRSRPYKWLRRGDLMRARGSLARAGQLVHDTVTRDATLHDALEAVLTDSGGRVAVTGRRGEFIGVVDMHTLMNSVHELLEADRLTAIEHQHELQELRSHETVQELEGGADV; encoded by the coding sequence GTGTCTGAGACCGCGGCGGAAGCCGGACAGAAACCCGCCGTGAACGCCACCTCCGGTGCCACCATCCAGCTGGAGAACCTGAGCAAGCGCTACCCGGGCAACCCGAGCCCGGCCGTGGACAACGTCTCGATGGACATCAAGGCAGGCGAGACCGTGATCCTCGTCGGCCCGTCCGGCTGCGGGAAGTCGACGACGCTGAAGATGATCAACCGGCTGATCGAGCCGACCTCCGGCCGGATCAGGATCGGCGACGAGGACGTCACCGACATCGACCCGGTGAAGTTGCGCCGCAAGATCGGGTACGCGATCCAGTCGTCCGGGCTCTTCCCGCACATGACGGTCGCGGAGAACATCGCCCTGGTCCCGAAGATGATCGGCTGGTCGAAGCCGAAGGTGAAGGACCGGGTCGAGGAGATGCTCGATCTGGTCGGGCTCGACCCACGCGAGTTCCACGGCCGCTATCCGCGCGCCCTCTCCGGCGGCCAGCAGCAGCGGGTGGGCGTGGCGCGGGCGCTGGCCGCCGATCCGCCGGTGCTGCTGATGGACGAGCCGTTCGGCGCGGTCGACCCGATCACCCGCGACCACCTCCAGGACGAGCTGATCCGGCTCCAGCACGAACTGCACAAGACCATCGTCTTCGTCACCCACGACTTCGACGAGGCGATCAAGCTCGGTGACCGGATCGCCGTACTGCGCGAGCACTCGCACATCGCGCAGTTCGACACCCCCGAGGCCATCCTGACCAACCCGACGGACGACTTCGTCTCGGGCTTCGTCGGGGCCGGTGCGGCGCTGAAGCGGCTCAACCTCACCCGGGTGCGGGACGTGGAGATGGCTGAGTTCCCGACGGTCTCGGTCGACGACCCGCTCCAGTCGATCTTCAACAAGCTGGGCAGCGGCCCGCACAACGAGCTGCTGATGCTGGACCGCAGGAGCCGCCCCTACAAGTGGCTGCGGCGCGGCGACCTGATGCGGGCCCGGGGTTCACTGGCGCGGGCCGGGCAGCTGGTGCACGACACGGTGACCAGGGACGCGACGCTGCACGACGCGCTGGAGGCAGTGCTCACCGACAGCGGCGGCCGGGTCGCGGTGACCGGGCGGCGCGGCGAGTTCATCGGGGTCGTCGACATGCACACCCTGATGAACTCCGTGCACGAGCTGCTGGAGGCCGACCGGCTCACCGCCATCGAGCACCAGCACGAGCTCCAGGAGCTGCGCAGCCACGAGACCGTGCAGGAGCTGGAGGGCGGTGCGGACGTATGA
- a CDS encoding ABC transporter permease: MSFWEYLDSRHQQLLTDAFQHVSAVFQCMVIATVLGVLIGVVSYRSGWGGSLAITSTAAILTIPSLAAIGLLIPLVGLGVAPTVITLTLYGLLPIVRNSIVGLRGVDPALVDAAKGIGMSRITRLRKVELPLAWPPILTGIRVSTQMLMGIAAIAAYASGPGLGNEIFRGIASLGSANAINQVLAGTLGIVVLALLFDAAYVLLGRLTIPRGIRV; this comes from the coding sequence TTGAGCTTCTGGGAGTATCTGGACAGTCGGCACCAGCAACTGCTCACCGACGCCTTCCAGCACGTCAGCGCGGTGTTCCAGTGCATGGTCATCGCGACGGTGCTGGGCGTCCTGATCGGCGTGGTCAGCTATCGCAGCGGCTGGGGCGGATCGCTGGCGATCACCTCGACGGCGGCGATCCTGACCATTCCGTCGCTCGCCGCGATCGGTCTGCTGATCCCGCTGGTCGGACTCGGTGTGGCGCCGACCGTGATCACGCTGACGCTGTACGGACTGCTGCCCATCGTCCGGAACTCCATCGTCGGGCTGCGCGGCGTCGACCCGGCGCTCGTGGACGCGGCGAAGGGCATCGGGATGTCTCGAATCACCCGGCTCCGCAAGGTGGAGCTGCCGCTCGCCTGGCCGCCGATCCTCACCGGCATCCGGGTCTCCACCCAGATGCTGATGGGCATCGCCGCCATCGCCGCGTACGCCTCCGGGCCCGGACTCGGCAACGAGATCTTCCGCGGGATCGCCTCGCTGGGCAGCGCCAACGCGATCAACCAGGTGCTCGCCGGCACGCTCGGCATCGTCGTACTCGCCCTGCTCTTCGACGCCGCGTACGTACTGCTGGGGCGGCTCACCATCCCGAGGGGGATCCGTGTCTGA
- a CDS encoding tetratricopeptide repeat protein produces MDVTPQQPSAAPGPDRLPETPETAYAPPCESPPALPPDPASLAEPPPATLRTTLRRAAFGVVAGAVLVTGAVVAVPDEDKDAAPPVSGPVSRAMTATAAGSPASLSDLTALIGDRQAWVGTHPSDAQSWAVLGSAYVEWGRRAADPAYYTRAEQALKRSLNVQPGDRGNEAAWVGLASLANARHDYVTAKKWGETVRARQPKQWTVYPELIDAYNGLGDQKSAITAVEKYTALRAGVPALGRTAEMYRDRGWREDALATAQDAASRAKSPAEKAACLSRLGDLAWERGEPKEAVAQYGAALRTDRAHHASLAGRARALAALGRTDEAQRDYQAALARSPRPEYLLELGELYESLGLDGDSVNQYTRLRKALSRARTQGVDEALLLGRFEAAHGDADAAAEQLRAEWDLGHRSAAVADALGWALHRSGDSDSALEYAQKAVDTGGQNASYAYHLGMVQSALRDFGPARRNLEGALRTNPQFSPLDAPRAQEALDTMGMPPSGGPQDMQPAPPPAPPQAPAPAPEPQPSRSAPPQAPAPSPAPPKQGAAGPPGASAKPSAPGAPSGH; encoded by the coding sequence ATGGACGTCACTCCGCAGCAGCCCTCGGCGGCCCCCGGGCCGGACCGCCTCCCCGAGACCCCCGAGACCGCCTACGCCCCGCCCTGTGAATCCCCTCCGGCCCTGCCGCCGGACCCCGCGTCCCTGGCCGAGCCGCCGCCCGCCACGCTGCGCACGACGCTGCGCCGGGCCGCGTTCGGCGTGGTGGCGGGTGCGGTGCTGGTGACGGGTGCGGTGGTCGCCGTGCCCGACGAGGACAAGGACGCGGCGCCGCCGGTGTCCGGCCCGGTGTCGCGGGCGATGACCGCGACGGCGGCCGGCTCCCCCGCCTCGCTCTCCGACCTGACGGCGCTCATCGGGGACCGGCAGGCGTGGGTGGGCACCCATCCCTCGGACGCGCAGTCGTGGGCGGTGCTGGGCTCGGCGTACGTGGAGTGGGGGCGGCGGGCGGCGGACCCGGCGTACTACACCCGGGCCGAGCAGGCGCTGAAGCGCTCGCTGAACGTACAGCCGGGCGACCGGGGCAACGAGGCGGCGTGGGTGGGGCTCGCCTCGCTCGCCAACGCCCGGCACGACTACGTGACGGCGAAGAAGTGGGGCGAGACGGTACGGGCCCGGCAGCCGAAGCAGTGGACGGTGTACCCGGAGCTGATCGACGCGTACAACGGCCTCGGCGACCAGAAGTCGGCGATCACGGCGGTGGAGAAGTACACGGCGCTGCGGGCCGGGGTGCCCGCGCTGGGCCGGACGGCCGAGATGTACCGCGACCGGGGCTGGCGCGAGGACGCGCTCGCCACCGCGCAGGACGCCGCGAGCCGGGCCAAGTCGCCTGCGGAGAAGGCGGCCTGCCTCTCCCGGCTGGGCGATCTGGCCTGGGAGCGGGGCGAGCCGAAGGAGGCCGTGGCCCAGTACGGGGCGGCGCTGCGCACCGACCGCGCCCACCACGCCTCCCTCGCGGGCCGGGCACGGGCGCTGGCGGCGCTCGGCCGCACCGACGAGGCGCAGCGGGACTACCAGGCGGCCCTGGCCAGGTCCCCTCGGCCCGAGTACCTGCTGGAGCTGGGCGAGTTGTACGAGTCGCTCGGCCTGGACGGGGACTCCGTCAACCAGTACACGCGGCTGCGCAAGGCGCTGTCCCGGGCCCGGACCCAGGGCGTGGACGAGGCCCTGCTCCTCGGCCGCTTCGAGGCCGCCCACGGCGACGCGGACGCGGCGGCGGAGCAACTGCGCGCGGAGTGGGACCTCGGGCACCGCAGCGCGGCGGTGGCCGATGCGCTGGGCTGGGCGCTGCACCGCTCGGGCGATTCGGACTCGGCGCTGGAGTACGCGCAGAAGGCGGTCGACACGGGCGGCCAGAACGCGTCGTACGCGTACCACCTGGGCATGGTCCAGAGCGCGTTGCGCGACTTCGGTCCGGCCCGCCGCAACCTGGAGGGGGCGCTGCGCACCAACCCGCAGTTCTCGCCGCTGGATGCCCCGAGGGCCCAGGAGGCCCTGGACACCATGGGCATGCCGCCCTCGGGCGGCCCCCAGGACATGCAGCCCGCTCCCCCGCCCGCACCGCCGCAGGCCCCGGCCCCCGCGCCGGAACCGCAGCCGTCACGGTCCGCCCCGCCGCAGGCCCCGGCCCCGTCCCCCGCGCCCCCGAAGCAGGGCGCGGCCGGCCCCCCGGGGGCATCGGCGAAGCCCTCGGCGCCGGGGGCGCCGTCGGGGCACTGA
- a CDS encoding ABC transporter permease, translating into MTPSSRSPSPSSSGPTGPVPASDRDRPPGEHDVKGHAFRDQEEEPPPPPGRPARRITWRKLVTVPAALAVVLIVTYVWINNVHLDAIAENSLAGDTVQLRWWQHVRLTAISTFWVLIIAIPLGIALTRRGLNKAAPVVTAIANIGQATPAIGLLALLVIWLGIGPSTAITGMVIYAVLPVLSNTVAGLKAIEPTLVEASRGIGMSAMGTLSKVELPLAVPLILAGVRTALVLNVGTATLATFGGGGGLGDLITSGIQTQRMPVLVLGSVLTVVLALLVDWLASLVEVALTPRGLEAG; encoded by the coding sequence ATGACTCCCAGCTCTCGCTCCCCCTCCCCTTCCAGCTCCGGCCCCACCGGCCCGGTCCCCGCGTCCGACCGGGACCGCCCGCCGGGCGAGCACGACGTCAAGGGCCACGCCTTCCGCGACCAGGAGGAGGAACCGCCCCCTCCCCCCGGCCGGCCTGCCCGCCGGATCACCTGGCGCAAGCTGGTGACGGTGCCCGCCGCGCTCGCGGTGGTCCTGATCGTCACCTACGTGTGGATCAACAACGTCCACCTCGACGCCATCGCGGAGAACTCACTCGCGGGCGACACGGTCCAGCTGCGCTGGTGGCAGCACGTCAGGCTGACCGCCATCTCGACCTTCTGGGTACTGATCATCGCCATTCCGCTGGGCATCGCGCTGACCCGGCGGGGGCTGAACAAGGCCGCCCCGGTGGTCACGGCGATCGCCAACATCGGGCAGGCGACCCCGGCGATCGGGCTGCTGGCGCTGCTGGTGATCTGGCTGGGCATCGGCCCGTCGACGGCGATCACCGGCATGGTGATCTACGCGGTGCTGCCGGTGCTCTCCAACACGGTCGCCGGTCTGAAGGCGATCGAGCCGACCCTGGTGGAGGCCTCGCGCGGCATCGGGATGTCGGCCATGGGGACGCTCTCCAAGGTCGAACTGCCGCTCGCGGTGCCGCTGATCCTGGCCGGTGTACGGACCGCCCTGGTCCTCAACGTGGGCACGGCGACCCTGGCGACGTTCGGGGGCGGCGGCGGCCTGGGGGACCTGATCACCTCGGGCATCCAGACCCAGCGGATGCCGGTGCTGGTGCTCGGTTCCGTCCTGACGGTGGTGCTGGCACTGCTGGTGGACTGGCTGGCCTCGCTGGTCGAGGTGGCGCTGACGCCGCGCGGACTGGAGGCGGGGTGA